TTTAAACTTCATCAAATATGTTAAAGAAACAACTTGGTTTCAACAAAACTCATTTGTACAAAATCAAAAACATTCTTAATAAATAATTACCTGGTAGAAGGTCATACTCTCTCTCCTGAGATCGAGATCGCATGACACCTAACTGTCTGCTATTCCTTGACAGGTCTTTAGGCTCACTTTGTTCTGGATCACTTGTCGGCATTAAATACTGTGGGTTCAAATCTTCTTTAGTATCTTTAGTATCACTCTCATAATGAACAGCTTCCTTCTGTTGCCTGCAAAGTACACAAGGAAttcaaagaaaatacaaaataaagataCGTATATTTAAGGATGCACTCCTTCACATCAGTTGGCACTCAGACATCACTCAGATATATTGTTCCTCAAatttgttttacattattattaggtGGTTTAACCAGACCCCGAGCCCAAACTAATACTCTCACAGGGTCGCCCTGAAGTATTTACTGTACCACAAAAATcacaattaaattatatttagtaAATTGCTTTCTTTAAAACCTTGATAACTGGACACATCTACAATGatgaagattctgacaaaatttctttagtAAAAATTTATCCCTACACCTAAACTTGCCCTTGTAACTATTTCATCTGCCCCAAACCCATTTTCTTGCTCATTTTGGCCCAAGACTAATACACATGGCATTGTTCTTTGCTTTCCCTTGTAACGTTTTAAAGCCTTCTTCTGCATGTGGCTCCTCTCTGAATCTCTGACTCAGTTGCAACAAGAATCAGTTTATCTGGCAACAAGAAACTCCTTGACTTGGTTCTGGGGCCTAAACATAAGCAGAGGCAGAGGAAGGTGTGGAATCACTGACATCAAGCATTACAAGTGCTTCTGAAGAAAAAACTCATTAGGAAGTGCCTAAGTACTCTCTGTGTAACTGGTCTGCATAAGCAGCATCAGGTATAGATGAGTAGCACCAGAACGGCCTTGGGTAGAACTGCCAGACAACTTGGACACAGCAAGCATGGGAGAGGAACTGGGTAAAACAAAACTTTCGACATGTGAGAAACAGCACTTAACTGCATGAGGCAAAAAAAAAGTCTACTGCATTAGTATGAAGCAAGAAGGATAGCGTAGACACAACACAATGGCTAGAGAATCCATGGCTTTTCATATAGATGATCTTTTGCAAGCAAAACTTTCAGAAATATAATACGTACATACTTTCCATCATTCATCCTTTATAGaccttaaactaaaaacaaatgaatataagTTGTTTAGGTAGAATAattccatatatacataaaaaaatacaagaatggGATTCTGCAATGAATGAAACAAATCTACCTTGGGGAATCATCTGGCGAAAAATGGAGACGTGGTACATTTGGAAGAACCTTCTTTTGATCTGATTGTGCTACTGATACTTCTTGATGGAATCTGCGAACATAAAGTTTAATTAGACAAAATTACTATATACACAAGACTTCATCTGGATCATATATCAGCAATAATTAGCTCAAATTTGCTGTAATTGTTATTAAGTAAGTCATTATGCTCATAATCAAAATATAGATATCAGTTACGATAAGGGCAATTAGGATTGAGaagacaaaaaatacattttgaatgcAGCTTATACAACAATCATATTCAATTCCACTTTCTTGCAGAGGGTCTTCAACCAACCTTTCCCTGCATATTACAACCCTTGATACTTTAGTCCTCCTTTAACAACAGTTCTGGGATTTGAAGGTTCAAGTACAAATTAAGAGGAAACAGCCTAACCATTTACTTAAATCTTACAAGTCCATTCAAATTACAGGGTTCTATTCTTTCACTTGTGCTTTAGTTTTAATGCACACAAATGAGCATTATGATATACTGTAAgtaaaactcaaagtttataatcATAAAGTATAATTGCTGATCTAAGTTTCCTATGAAGTACTGTAATAACAATATACATggataaaaattgaaatcaatAATGCATTTATCCCTTATGTCATGCATGTCAGCCAACAGATAATAAATTACACTTAATAAGATCTATTAGGTATAaatgtcatgaacaaaatattctcACATATTAAGTATTAAACCTGAGGCACTCATGCAGGGCATGCAATTGTAATGAATACTTAAATCAAACTTAGATTGCTTCCCTTGAGGTACTCAAAAGCTCTTGTGAAAAGGAAAATTTACAAGATAAAGTGGTACTATAGTATGTTTTCCCAAGTCATCACAGCATAGTTAACAATCAAATAAATTTCTGCCTCACATCGAGACCAAAGCCCAAAGGGCTTCACCCTTGCCTGTCACTTGAGAGTCCTCAGTATGATCCCAGtttgagagagaaatttatgtctACTGCTCATGTGATTGTGCTGATTTCAATATCAGACATAGGAATTTGAAAGTGTCTTTAACCATTCATTTACTATACCTACAGTAAAAAGTAATTAGCTTACCACAAACTTTAAAGGACTTACGCTTCTGGCTGACTTTGTACGCTGACATTTTTCATTAGGGTTTTGGGAGGTCTAATGATTTCCTCATCCGAAGAGTCACAATCACAACAACTGTTGTCCTCCTCTATCTTATGATGTgacctttcttcttctcttcttcttaatCTATAAATAAGGGCTTGTAAAAGTTTTACTGTATAAATGCATTACTATACACAGCTGGCAGATTTGGACTACAAAAAAAATTAGGCAAAGatcaatttaataatttttaatatacatcAAAAGGACATCAATACAAGAACTTCATAAAGAATATCTCTGGTAAAATTAATAAGAATGTtcataaaacttcataaaaatctATGTATACTGTATTACCAAGTCAGTTTCACTAAATTTATGCAACTCTTAGGACTATGGTAGAAATAAATATGTTGTAAAAAATTGAAACCAAACTGAATGGAATTACATTAAGAGCAACAACAAGAAATTTGCAGCCCAAAGATTGTACTATAAGCTCTTCTTGATATCCAATGAACCAAAAATATCATGTCTCTCAAGAAAAAACTAGACTTTATTTTCTGAGGGTCACAACTAAACAAATTTGACagttaagataatatatatactatgccaTATGACAGTTTAGAATGTCTTTGCTAATATATGAGCATGTCAAATGAATCtgaggattggagggtggatggttaaCAGCAATTTGTGGCCCTCTAGCcttaatagtttttaagatctagcTAATGGCAGATGGACAGAAAAAActtgcacaatagttttcttttacagaaaactaaaattggtcATGAAAAAAACTACCTAGCCACATGGGTCTGTTACCACATCACATACACCTACTTTCTTTGTTTCTCAAAGGTAAGCTATACATGTGAAATCCACTTTATTGTTTTCTAGCCTGTAATTCACAAGACAACCAAAATTGTTAGGCTATCAGACTACCAGACTAGACTAAGCTAAAATAGGGTAAATGACTGAGTGGCGACATAGCGACCACCGATCCTGGAATGCGGCCACCTTCCTGAAAGGTAATTGAATtcactgccatgagcatcagtcaagagttgtgggcCATCCTGGCAGCACACCTAGGCCTCTACATTCCtctcaaagtaagtgttttctcctaaattacgaaatacTATTGGCATAATTCAAGCACTTTTTCAGGAAGTGCCTGCGTTCCGAGAGACGTGGCCGCTATGTCGCCGTTTGGTCATTTACCCTAAACTTAATCAAACAAAATGTCACTACCCTAGTAGATAATAATAGGGTGCAAATATGTGAAAGGTAACTTTGGCTTATACATAAACTTGACTATGCAACAGGTTAAACTTAAGTTTAGTTTACAACACTTGCTAGCTTAACCTTGCAAGTCAGTGACATAGGGCTACCTTACCCTAGCCTAGGCTCAAATTAATACTACAGCTTGTAGTTAGCTAGTCAATACACCTCGGTACTACCTATCTGTGGAGATATACCTATGTATGCCATTGAAGAAATAAATGCATAGGACTACTAGTCTATTTGAATTTTAACCTGAAAGACTGCTTACCTGAGTGAATTGTTTTCTTCCCAGACAGTCTTCCTCACTTCAGAATCATAATTTTTGAACATAAGTCGATACGTAGATTTTTTGTGCACCATGTTTCCCGCATATAAATTACAAACTAATTATTCTTAAAACATTGAAACCTAATTTCCGAAAGGCTTACACGACCACAGATTGAATTTGTAAGGGAATGACAGCTTGTACGCCCTACAAGCCTTTAAATATTTATCAATCGCTAGCATTCGCCACGTTCATAATATCTTTTACCGACTAAAAACAGCATTCTAAATTTTAACGAATGTATGTACAACAATAACgacctataaaaattaaaacaacaacaaaatactaaATGAATGTTCATCAATAACGTATTTGCCTACACTGAAgcattactttaataaatttggCAAACAACATCCCAAAACATATTTACAGTTGTGGCTACACCATTGAACGCGCATCCATATGTCAACACACTTCTTCTTCTAGTATTTACAGGATGTAATTGCTGACAGCTACCCTACGAATACTGATAGAAGtagagaaggaaataaaggaaggaTGGGTGATAGTGAATAAGGGAAATATATTCATCTGCAACAAATGGGAAGCTTGATGTTTATAAGTAAGTTACATAAGAACTGAAAAGACATATGATGACTATCTGAAGATTTCAGAAAAAATGAAGTGCCGAATACCTTCtcattattacaaaaaacatCACAAGGAAATGTTCATCGTTCATTCTTCTTTCCTATTGTTTCTTTACATGTCTGTCATTAAAACTACTAAGCATTTCAGGTGGTTCTTATACATTATATAAGGGACCATATTCGTTCAACGTAACAGAGGCTTAAGTCTCATGACAGCAGAATTACAAAACCACAGATTAACGTACTACTACaactggaataatatatatatatatatatatatatatatatatatatatatataaataaaattatatctatatatatattatatataaattatatatatattatataatattattatttaaaccttTATCCTGAAGCATTTAGATCTAacaaataacgagagagagagagagagagagagagagagagagagagagagagagagagagagagagagatgagagagagagagagagagagagagcgtcaaatatgaaatataaataaaagaggaatagTGCCTGCAAGCATTAATGTTTACTGCTTGCACGCACCTTGGGCACCTCAGCATGGTCGAATCTTGTTATTGTTCCAAGCTGATGACCACCACAAGGATATCTTTGGCATGCTCTCTCAAGTTAGATCTATGGACTCCGGCAGTTGCCATTGTCTACAGAGCCCCCACTGCCTCTTCCAGTGGCAAGAAAAACTATACTCTGTcgatttcatctgtccacccgcctgtggtgtttggcgTATgctaacactgcgtccgggctttagatagttacgctatgtgtaagttttaaaggtaaataaaaggatatctgggt
The sequence above is a segment of the Macrobrachium nipponense isolate FS-2020 chromosome 27, ASM1510439v2, whole genome shotgun sequence genome. Coding sequences within it:
- the LOC135200862 gene encoding uncharacterized protein LOC135200862 is translated as MVHKKSTYRLMFKNYDSEVRKTVWEENNSLRLRRREEERSHHKIEEDNSCCDCDSSDEEIIRPPKTLMKNVSVQSQPEAFHQEVSVAQSDQKKVLPNVPRLHFSPDDSPRQQKEAVHYESDTKDTKEDLNPQYLMPTSDPEQSEPKDLSRNSRQLGVMRSRSQEREYDLLPVSKESEARQGQHLRQRPN